In Myxococcales bacterium, one DNA window encodes the following:
- the glmS gene encoding glutamine--fructose-6-phosphate transaminase (isomerizing), which translates to MCGIMGYVGTEQATPILIDGLRRLEYRGYDSAGIAVLSSGEIKIVRAEGKLSNLERMVNECNLVGNTGIGHTRWATHGNPNEMNAHPHRSGDIVVVHNGIIENYLELRESLTASGHRFTSETDTEVICHLMDYNFKRNGGDSLSALRETLARLRGSYAMVIMNAQEPGVLYIAKTGSPMVLGESNGSRYVASDIPALLPYTKGVIFIEDGEHAVVSSREIKIYDSEGTRINREKQHIPWNPVMAEKGGFKHFMLKEIHDQRDMFQDIFAGRVSKERGVVELKEIDSLFDGSNPKFDRIAIVACGTSLHAAMVGRYIIESLTKIPVAIDYASEFRYRDPILDSRTLIVPISQSGETADTIAAEKLAKERGCTVMAICNVLGSSITRMADTTIYTYAGPEIGVASTKAFTAQLVALVLFALDVSRRTGSLGGAQIRSMVEEMLKLPRLVAEVLEQSNHIKDIAEMIAGAENVLFIGRNHNFPVALEGALKLKEISYVHSEGFAAGELKHGPIALIDSGVPVVAIIPKDESYEKMLSNIEEVKARGAFTIAVASEGDEAINFTVNEVVRIPAADEFMTPILASIPLQLIAYFAADHKGTDVDQPRNLAKSVTVE; encoded by the coding sequence ATGTGTGGAATAATGGGATATGTGGGTACTGAGCAGGCGACGCCCATACTGATCGATGGACTGAGGAGGCTGGAATACCGCGGGTACGATTCCGCCGGCATAGCGGTGCTGAGTTCGGGAGAGATAAAGATAGTTCGTGCGGAGGGAAAACTCTCCAATTTGGAGAGGATGGTGAATGAGTGTAATCTGGTCGGGAATACAGGAATAGGTCATACCCGGTGGGCCACCCACGGCAATCCCAACGAGATGAACGCTCATCCACATCGCTCCGGCGACATAGTCGTGGTGCATAACGGGATCATCGAGAATTATCTGGAGCTCAGGGAGTCTCTGACTGCGAGCGGGCACCGCTTCACATCCGAGACTGATACTGAGGTCATCTGTCACCTGATGGACTACAATTTCAAAAGGAACGGAGGAGACTCCCTCTCTGCTTTGAGGGAGACGCTAGCTAGGCTCAGAGGTTCATATGCTATGGTCATAATGAACGCGCAGGAGCCCGGCGTTCTCTATATCGCCAAGACCGGAAGTCCTATGGTTTTGGGAGAGAGTAACGGTTCGAGATATGTCGCCTCAGATATACCCGCTTTGCTCCCTTACACAAAAGGGGTGATCTTCATAGAAGATGGCGAGCATGCGGTCGTCTCTTCAAGGGAGATTAAAATATATGATTCGGAAGGAACTCGTATAAATCGTGAAAAGCAGCATATACCATGGAATCCTGTCATGGCAGAAAAGGGCGGGTTCAAACACTTCATGCTCAAAGAGATACACGATCAGCGTGACATGTTTCAGGATATTTTTGCCGGGCGTGTTTCCAAGGAGCGCGGCGTGGTCGAGCTCAAGGAGATCGATAGCTTGTTCGACGGCAGCAATCCTAAGTTTGATCGAATCGCCATAGTCGCGTGCGGGACATCGCTGCATGCTGCGATGGTAGGCAGATATATTATTGAGTCTCTTACGAAAATTCCCGTCGCCATCGATTATGCATCCGAGTTTAGATACAGGGACCCGATACTCGATTCCAGGACATTGATTGTGCCTATATCGCAGTCGGGTGAAACCGCCGATACCATAGCCGCGGAAAAACTCGCAAAGGAGCGAGGCTGTACGGTCATGGCGATATGTAACGTTTTGGGCAGTTCGATAACCCGCATGGCAGATACTACCATCTATACCTATGCCGGCCCCGAAATAGGTGTCGCCTCCACGAAGGCATTCACGGCCCAGCTCGTCGCCCTCGTATTGTTTGCCCTAGATGTCAGCAGGAGGACCGGCAGCCTTGGCGGTGCGCAGATAAGATCCATGGTCGAGGAGATGCTCAAATTGCCGCGATTGGTAGCGGAGGTGCTTGAACAGTCCAATCACATAAAGGATATTGCCGAGATGATAGCCGGGGCTGAAAATGTTCTCTTCATCGGCAGGAACCACAATTTCCCGGTCGCGCTAGAGGGCGCGCTGAAGCTCAAAGAGATATCTTACGTTCATTCCGAGGGTTTTGCAGCCGGAGAGCTTAAACACGGGCCGATAGCGCTTATAGACAGCGGTGTTCCGGTCGTGGCGATAATCCCGAAGGACGAGTCCTACGAGAAGATGCTGTCTAATATCGAAGAGGTGAAGGCTCGCGGAGCATTCACGATAGCGGTAGCCAGCGAAGGGGATGAAGCAATAAATTTTACCGTCAACGAGGTCGTGCGAATACCCGCTGCAGATGAATTTATGACACCGATTCTCGCTTCTATTCCGCTTCAGCTGATCGCCTATTTTGCAGCCGATCATAAAGGGACGGACGTAGACCAACCCAGAAATCTTGCGAAGAGCGTAACTGTAGAATGA
- the glmU gene encoding bifunctional UDP-N-acetylglucosamine diphosphorylase/glucosamine-1-phosphate N-acetyltransferase GlmU: MAKVAAIILAAGKSTRMKSKKSKVLHDLLGRPVISYVVDVVRREVGSDRVIVVRGPSQRDVKEYILNNRLEDAVQRQPLGTGNAVQAAGKALKGFKGYALSLCADVPLIRGEVISSFLKYVSEKGSTMGILTMNLQEPGSYGRIVRDLDGKVVKIVEARDADEEELKIREVNSGIMCFDAQWLFKSLKKLSNKNAKGEYYITDLVGIALKEGVSVTAWSGEPATDFLGINTRIDMSRVRELMIERINAAHMLGGVGILDSRNTNIDFGVKIGADTTVMPYTFISGNTRIGCDCIIENGVVIKDSVVGDGVHIKAHSVIEKSTIGGGAILGPFARVRPDSKVGKNVRIGNFVELKKCTMKDGSKANHLTYLGDAVIGAGANIGCGTITCNYDGFAKYRTSIGDGVFVGSDTQFVAPVRVGRGATIGAGSTITKNVPEFALALSRVQQKVVPGWSKRRKKKK, from the coding sequence ATGGCTAAGGTCGCCGCTATCATACTCGCTGCAGGTAAAAGCACTAGGATGAAATCCAAAAAGTCGAAGGTGCTGCACGACCTCTTGGGGCGCCCAGTCATTTCCTACGTTGTGGATGTGGTGAGGCGAGAGGTTGGCTCTGACAGGGTAATAGTCGTTAGGGGGCCGTCGCAGAGGGATGTGAAGGAATACATTCTTAACAATCGCCTTGAAGATGCTGTACAGAGGCAGCCGCTTGGCACCGGCAATGCCGTTCAGGCAGCCGGAAAAGCTCTCAAGGGCTTCAAGGGGTATGCGCTTTCACTGTGCGCCGATGTGCCGCTGATACGAGGCGAGGTGATTTCATCTTTTCTGAAATACGTTTCGGAAAAGGGTTCTACTATGGGCATTCTGACGATGAACCTCCAAGAGCCGGGCAGCTATGGTCGGATAGTTCGCGATCTGGACGGCAAGGTCGTCAAAATCGTCGAGGCCAGGGACGCCGACGAAGAGGAGCTAAAGATTAGGGAGGTCAACTCTGGAATTATGTGCTTCGATGCCCAGTGGCTTTTCAAATCCCTGAAGAAGCTCTCCAATAAGAATGCGAAGGGCGAGTACTATATCACCGATCTTGTGGGCATAGCCCTCAAAGAGGGGGTGAGCGTCACTGCTTGGAGCGGGGAGCCTGCTACGGACTTTCTTGGAATCAACACGCGCATCGATATGTCCAGGGTGCGCGAGTTGATGATTGAAAGGATCAACGCTGCGCATATGCTGGGAGGCGTGGGGATCCTAGACAGCAGAAATACGAATATAGACTTCGGGGTGAAGATAGGCGCAGATACGACGGTGATGCCCTACACATTCATCTCAGGCAATACAAGGATAGGCTGTGATTGCATAATCGAAAACGGGGTGGTCATAAAGGACTCAGTGGTCGGCGACGGGGTTCATATAAAGGCACACAGCGTTATAGAAAAAAGCACGATTGGAGGTGGAGCGATACTCGGGCCATTCGCAAGGGTGAGACCGGATTCCAAAGTCGGCAAGAATGTTCGCATTGGAAATTTTGTTGAGCTGAAGAAATGTACGATGAAGGATGGATCAAAAGCCAATCATCTGACCTATCTCGGCGATGCGGTGATAGGCGCAGGCGCTAACATCGGATGCGGAACTATTACCTGCAACTATGATGGTTTTGCCAAGTACAGAACTTCGATCGGCGACGGGGTTTTTGTTGGCAGCGATACTCAGTTCGTGGCCCCGGTGAGAGTGGGACGCGGCGCTACGATAGGAGCTGGTTCTACGATAACGAAGAACGTCCCGGAGTTTGCGCTGGCGCTGTCGAGGGTTCAGCAAAAGGTCGTGCCGGGTTGGTCGAAGAGGCGGAAGAAAAAGAAATAG